TCAAACAAACTCAATTTTATAGTTTACATCTTTTTTGGGCTTCAGACTTAAAGACCCTCCCAGCAGCTGGATGTACAAGATCATCATGCTTTCTAATGAAGTTCCTCACTAACACAAGTTAATCCCTTCTGCTCTCGCTGTCTGTGTAGATACAAAACTATCCGGTTAAACACACTCCCATTAATTAAGGTTGAAACGGGGGTTTTCATGGAAGTACTGAGAAAACCAGCTAGTAATTGGCATTTTAAACATAAGAAATGAATGTGATATTTGTTGGTGCAAAACTAGTTTGGCTgcaggtatatatatatatatataatgatttTGGATTGCATCTCATgttaataacaaaaaacatataaaaaataataaagcagcCACAAGACATGTCTCATGTTTCTTAAGGGTTGTGGGTTTGACTGAAACGGCTCACTCTCTCGTGTTTACTTCGGGGACATAGAAATTGATGACTCAAAGGAAAGTCGATCGTATAACCATGTagaaatattgtttaaaatggAACACAgctctaatttttttttttcttatgtcCAGTCAGAAAGGACAGAGCTCAGCCCTTATAAAACAGAGACATTCATATCAAACTGCTTTTGTTCAGTCAGCAACTGAGTCATCTTCATCCCACCTCGCcttcacttacacacacacacacacacaggtcagtcCAGACTGTAGTCGTCACTCTGAAATCAAAATGGAGAATGATAGTATGCGTCTTTCTGCCAAGCCTGACATTCTTACTGCTGCTGACTCCACAACagcttcctccttcctctccataCAGGATCTGTAGCAGCTGCTCAGATAGAAGCTACACTTTTGCCATTTTGTCCCCTCTTCCTGCAGAAATTCTCACTGAAGGGTTTCCGACTTATTCCTCCATTCACACGTCCCATCAAGCGTCAAAGATTCGAGCTAATGAGCTGCACTTTCCAAGTCGTGTCGTGGCCCACATCCATGATGTGGGAACTGTTTTGGAAAtgggttttattttctgttcagtATTTTATCTCAGTTGTTGGGGATAAAAATGTCGCTAGTGTGCAGGACCTTTTATTCCTAACTGAGATGTATGCCATTACATTCAAAACAGTATGTGACTTCTACTGCTTTATAATCTTTCTCACGTGTTGTGGCTTAATTTTTTCAGTGCTTTGAGTTGTGTAGCTCATTTATAGTATGGTGATACCTGGTTATTGTTATAGCAGTACCAGTGTAGTAATGCTTGGAAAGGATGCAGGTGCCTTGATGCTATTTTATGATCTGTTTTTAAGGCCATCTAAGGATTTTAATGCAGATCACAGAGACTTATCGGCTATGAATGAGGCCTTGTTTGACATTCGTGACCCTGCCCCAGTTGTAGTTATGCTCAGGAGATTAAAAATGTAGAGGGAAATGTGTATTGTGGGCtggaatgtgtgtttgcagttcGAATAGCCTCAAGATTTCCTGCCTCAGTCATTCCAATCGAAAAAACGGTGAAAACTCTCGCCCACATTTACATGCATTCGCACTTTTATGTCGAGGTACTTTTGGACCATATTGTTACAGATCACGCCTGTCAAGAAATGGCATGtgagaaatgaacatttgttttgtttgtgcagtCTAAGTGCCTTTTTGCCTTTCATttgattattcattttttcagtTGAATTTATCTGGTAAAATAACTGAATTAGTTCTTGTAGTCGGGGATCTGTCAGACTCTGGCTGAAGGGGTTTTCTACCCTCAGTAGCATCCTGCGCTGCCACCCGTCTATCACAGGGTGCTGGAAAATTCTGCAGCAAGCCTGACTGATGTGTGACTGACCACATGgcgctgaatgaatgaatatatgaataattgaataatcATGGCTGGGGATGTAGAGATAAACCGTAACAAACTAACCGTGTAACAGCATTCATGTAGCCTCAGTATGATGCCACATGCATATAAGAGGTGAGTTTATCTTCCAGGTTATTTCCAAAGGACAAATGTTCAGTCAGTGAGGGGAAAAACTGAACTGAGCCACAACACCCAGCAGTGTTCCTTGAATCTTTCAACCAGCGGGGTGTAATACGAAGCAAGCTCGATATAGCCAGGCTTTCTTTGTGTTAGCTGGCTGGACAAAACCCTAAAACCCCAATCAGAGGGCATTATTAACTGTTATTAACTGACCGAATAAGttagtatatttattttaccactcAGTGACTCTCACTGcctcctgtttatttctaatgtggCAGCTGCACATTTGGACCTTTTGAGACTTGATGCAGCAGATTTAAACATTATACTGTTATACTAAGTGCATTATACTAAGTGCATTTAGGTCCCATCATGAAGGATACGCTGAAATCACTTTAGGTTTTGGTGACATTGTAAatcttaacacacacagtaattacactcgttttttaaaatgagataATGAGACATTGCTGAATGTACACTGACGGGAGAAACAGGTGGTACTTGTGATGCATCACATCATTATTGTGGCTATTAATGGCTCACATTTTTCTAAACAGAGGCGTTAACTGTTGCTTTGTGACTCCCTTTTGTCCTTGTCACACACTGAACTGCCTTTGTGGCGCTGATGAAGAAGCCTCACACATTTGTGTTGTCACAAGTGGGAGGATTAGGTTCAGCTCCTCAGACGATTTCAAATGTGGAAGGACGGGTTGTCCCTGATTTATCAAACACACTTTTTGCCAGATGAAACATGTGACTTTAAAATCGATGAAATGGGCCTCTTACACCTGAATATTGGAATGAACTTACTGAATTATGAGGACTACACTACAAAATATTTTCGAAATATTATCTTCTACATTAGAAATTCCTCATCGTGCAGCCTCCTCAGCCGAGAAATGGCAGCCATGCACATCCTGATGTTTTCCAGATAAGAGGCAGACAGAATTAGCCCTTCAGCCGCTTCTCCTCGCCCTATTATGATGCATGTGCACTGATGGGAGCCGATATGTTTTGCTGTCCCTTCTTATGTTGAATCTGTTCGGCAAACTAGAACACATCAAACCTAACCAGTGAGAATTAACGTCTGACATCATTGTAATAAGCAAAGTCTCTGCATCCCTCTATTTATAGTATCGGCACGATCTTCTAATGGACAGTGGACAGCgcttgctttgtgttttttgttgttaaatcATTAATTTATTGCTGTAACTAATCATAGTCATGTTGAAGTTGTTACTGATCAGACTATATGATCATTGGGCCCATAAGAAGTCACATTTGTACAGCGATACAATCAGACCAGTGCTAATGAGACTGCTAGACGTTGTTACGctcaaaaggaaaagaaagaaaaagcctTCAAGGCATCTGTTAAAGGttttaaatacaattaaaatgtaatttagtcATTCTGCCTTTTACAGACAGGTTTTAGTTGAAGCCggccaaaatgtaaaacaaaagcagatgcATACATCCACCTAGACAAAGTGATCTGCatctcagagcagcaggagagaaaatgaacaagAACTGCTCTGTCaaggtgtgactgtgtgttttataaagGTGGAGAAAAGATGTCTTCCTGGTATTTGAGTGGAGCTTACTCATCCAAATGTTTCCACGGTGCCGGTAAATCTCCACTCCCTTTATTGTTTCTGCACCAGATTAGCTGATGGACTGCAGGCTTAAAATGGTTTTCTCAGTGCGGCTGTGTTTCTGACAGTCTCATTTTATCTCAgtggtgactgtgtgtttcGCTCTGCGGTGTTCCTGATGAGCCGGATAATGGAGGAGGTGTAGCTGTAATGTGCAGCAGGCAGCACTGTGATggatctcttttcttttcaggagAATATTAGGATTAGATGGACGGCACACAagcgtttcttttttttttttgttgtaacgTCGTAAAAATATTTGATGGTGCTTGTGATGGTGCATGACTTGCCAAACAGAGTTAGAAGGCTCTCTCTGGCTCTGAAGGATAATGtagtgtttgtttacagtgctgtaatcacactcacacctttctcctcctgtcttcccTCCTCAGGGTCTAACTACGCCATGTCTAACGGGGGCGGGGCACCCAGCAGCACCACCCACCTGTTGGACTTCCTTGAGGAGCCCATCCCTGGTGTGGGGACCTACGACGACTTCCACACCATCGACTGGGTCCGTGAGAAGTGCAAGGACCGCGAGAGGCACCGGAAGGTGGGGAGACTGAAAGCTCGATCACACCACACCACTTCGTGTCTTGTAATCGAGAATCTTGAAGTCGTTGTGGTTTGCACACTTCATGACTGATTAGCGACGGGAAGTCACACATTACGAGATATTTCACCAGGAGGAAGCCCCTTCGTTTGGTCATGAAAGGtcttcacagctgctgctccggtgctctgctgtctctttctcaACTCCTCCGCTCCCCCAGCCCATGTCTGCGCTCATTGGCTGCAACTTGTTGCATTGCTCCCCATCTTATCCCTGACATGAGCAGATATATAGCTTACTTTATATCTTTTGGGGATCAGCGAGGCATTGGTGCGGCAATGTGGAGCTCTCTGATGGCATCTGTAACAGTTCACACATAGCAGTCATCGCTGACAGGAGTGAGCGCTGGGGAGTGGGATCTTGGCTTTAGTCAGCGATCTCCAAAAACTGTCAGCATGTGCAAAATCAGGGCTACAATCTTTTAGTGTGATCTCAGCATAAAGATGTCCAAAACATGCAACCTAAAGGTCTCGGTATGCTTCAAACAAgctcatttgaaatgttttaaattggTGCTCGGTTAGCTCTCACAAGTATCCTCGGTGTAATTCAACATATTTCCAGTTCATACAGCTTCTCCACATTTGCTGGTGTCAGCAAAAAATCCTCTGctccacaggaagtgatgtgttGCGCGCTTCCTGTAGAACAGCTTATTTTGATCACACCAAAGAAGAAGTGGATAGTTAGGATCAGCACTTTTAGCTTcaatggaaaaggaaaaaaagggcaAACCCACCGACAGAAGGCAAAACTTCATCACATGAAAATCCAAGGAAagatttgttcttgtttgttttgttcttaccaaaaacattttagatttttcacAATGACGGTCATTACTTGTAAGATGGTCTCCTGTTGCAGAAATCTAGTCTGACAAGAAATAAATGGCCGTGGCCCTCTGAGTAGCTTGTTTTAGAGCTCTCAACTACATCTCACAGTCTTCACAAGCAGTCGGAGACCAAGACGAAGGCAGGTAGAAATCTCACTGTACAGAGGACATGAATGAATGGACCAACAATAAACTGCTGGCTTCCTGAACTACATCTCCCCGTCACTGATACAACCTCTCTTTGTCAACACTGTTATCCAAATATTGACACAACTTTACAGCTGCTTTCCAGAAGTGATTTAGCGCGGGACTCCTGAAAACCACAACTCTGACCTCAACATTCATATTCTCAAACATCGTTTTTATTGGTCCTGTTTTATTGAAGCTGTCGAAGATGGAAATCCTGCCACCAGAGTAGATAACTGAACTTACTCAGCACTGGGGAGTAGTTGTAAACCTTTGACCTACTTGATCGTTGTTCATctaataacatttttaacacattaatttagttttgtgtttttaatagttatgcttttaattttacatttgtattttcggtgtgttttttttagattaacaGTAAGAAGAAGGAGTCAGCATGGGAGTTCACAAAGAGCCTGTACGATGCTTGGTCTGGGTGGCTGGTGGTGACGCTCACCGGCTTGgcctcaggtaacacacacacacacacacacaccacgcagCCGTTATGTCTCCTGCTGCTGACTCTCACATGCTTCGCCTCAGGAAGCTCACGCTCAGTCTTTCTCTATTGCTCTCACCTAACCACTcgctcaaaaaaacaaaacaaataaaagcattttctttCACCTGCGGGAGCCTCACCAGACAGAATTCAGTCCTCAAAGCAGCATAATCTGcacaaaatatttatatttctatgaCTACCAACAGAAGCCTTTGTCCCACCTTGTCAGGTCAAAATTAAGTGGCTggtaaatactgtttttttgtAGGAAAACTTCTCCAAGAACCAGATCACAAAAGGCAGAATACAGCAGTTGAGTTCAGTTTGCAGCATGAGCACAACtttgttcattttgtattttcttttgatatATCAACATTTAAAGACTTTTCTATTCTTTCTCTGTTCTAAATAGATAACAGGCTAATGTAAAACCTGGTGGGATGACTAGCAAGCTAACTGCCCCTGCCtattttcatgttctttttcttcctcctctctcctctctgccttcacCTCTTTgcccctctttctccttcctggTTCCCTACTCCTGCCAGGTGCTTTGGCTGGCCTGATTGACATTGCTGCTGATTGGATGAACGACCTGAAGGAGGGCGTGTGTCTGAGCGCCATGTGGTTCAACCACGAGCAGTGCTGCTGGACGTCCAATGAGACCACCTTTGCTGAGCGGGACAAGTGTCCTCAGTGGAAGAGCTGGGCTGAGCTAATACTCGGGCAGGCCGAGGTAGACTAACAGAGGCGCATGCTGAGGACATCAGCCGCTgcaacaacattttaattacatttaattaatgGCTTAACATGGAGATGGGCCTTTATTCCCAATCCCCACTGTTTTGagtatattttattaaaatttagcCTCCATATTTTCTAATTTGCTCCTGCTGCTCAATTGCTATCATGCTGTCGCTAGTAAAACTCAAAACTGTGTGTTGCAcattaaaagcagcagagaggtcaTAATCCCTCCCTTTCCTGGTATGCTTTTGATTTGAATGACTCTGCTTTTGTGTGAATGTAATTAGTGCTGTGGGGATGTATTTTATAGGTAATTCTATTCCctatcaatatttttatttggcCTTTTAAATAGTGACCTGCTATTATTTGAACACTGGCTTTTTCCCCTaaaaaatgtacagtaacaCATTTTTGAGTAATTATTTCAGAAGTACACCAAATAAAGGAAAGTGCCAGAAAAAATTAAGATAATCATTCACAATAATGCAGTACAATATGTCCAAATGAGGCTTCTGTGGAAGTGACAGGATTAAAGTGAGAATAACTCATTATAGTAGAAAAAGATGTGTATGTATAGAAGTAATTACTACTATGATGTATGATTTCAAGGTGTTGACTCTTTATTTCCTCACCTCTCTGCAGGGCCCCGGCTCGTACATCATGAACTACTTCATGTACATCTACTGGGCTCTGTCCTTCGCCTTcctggctgtctgtctggtcAAGGTGTTCGCTCCCTACGCCTGTGGCTCGGGGATCCCTGAGGTGAGGAAAATTTAGCTTTTTACAAAACCCTTTCAGGCCCGCAGGGACCGTTTTCAAACTTGGTGTTGCATTGAAGTTCTTGTGGACTTGAGAGTTTCATGCTGCAGCGCTTCATTTTAAGAGTTTTTTCACAAATATTCATTCAGTAAATAATCTCTGGTGGACATATCTTTGTTCAGTAAGCCGCAGAAGATATCAGTTTAATCAAACTAATATTTTTAGCAGCCTATCTCTATTTGTGTCATTGTTTCAGGGTGTGTGAAGGAGCTTCTGTAGGgttgatgctgttttttatCTCTCGGTTCCCTCGTTCTCTCACGCCTGATCAATTTTCCCTGGGTGTGAGAAACTCCATGTAGCATTGAAACGCCATTTAGCACATGAAACAGAAAGTCTACAAATCTCTGCAGCTGCCTTTAACTCTCCATGAAAGTGGTCTGATTTAGCTATTCGTACGTTCTAGCACCCACACAGTGTGTTTCCACGCTCAAGGGTTTCCTTTTAATGTCCTGAAGTGGATTCAAATAGTTAATTCAGTGGGCAGAAGAGGGATACGACAGGTTTGACCGTGCTGTGAAAATAAGTCCCTTTTTGTTGCCATGGGAACAGGAGAGCTAGAACTGCATTGTtaagctgtctgtctgtctgtctgtctgtctgtcagctgtctACTATCTAGTAAAGACATAAAACTTATTCACAAGTTCCAGGAGCTTTCtacaattaataatttaattggCAGGTACTTTGATAATTGTTTGAGTCGTCTGATGAACAGAAACGCAGTATGTTTGCTGCTTCCAGCCTTTAAGTTGTGAGCATTtactgcaggtttttttttctttttcatgtcacAGTAaatttaatgtcttttatttgCTGGACTGCCGAACAAAACAATTTAAAGACATTGCCTCAGACACTAGGTTCTGGTGTCTTAGTGTGAATCAAACCTGCCCTGGTGGCTCGACTTCAGTCTTATCttctccctcatcctcctcctctgtgcccaccccctctctcctcagATCAAGACCATCCTGAGTGGGTTTATCATCCGGGGCTACCTGGGCAAGTGGACCCTGATGATCAAAACCATCACTCTGGTGCTGGCTGTGGCGTCCGGCCTCAGCCTGGGGAAGGAGGGCCCCCTGGTCCACGTTGCCTGCTGCTGTGGGAACATCTTCTCCTACCTCTTCCCCAAGTACAGCAAGAACGAGGCCAAGAAAcgagaggtgagagagaggaaatactAGTCAGTGTAACAGCAACAGGAAGTGTTTCCATTTATCTCTAGTGGTCTGTTATTATgagatgtgaatgtgtgttagaGTCAGTGTAGTTGTTTGTGATCCTGTCACATCAGCTGAGCTGTTAATTTTGCTGTCTCAGGTTCTCTCTGCTGCGTCGGCGGCTGGAGTGTCCGTTGCTTTTGGAGCCCCGATTGGAGGAGTGCTCTTCAGCTTGGAGGAGGTAGGGCACAAAATCACAACGTACTGCTTACTGGAAATGGAAGAGTAAAGGATTAAACTTTCAAATCACAGATAATCTTGTAAACTGAACTCCCTCTTGTCCAGGTGAGCTACTACTTCCCTCTCAAGACGTTGTGGCGCTCCTTCTTCGCGGCCCTGGTGGCGGCCTTCGTCTTGCGCTCCATCAACCCGTTTGGTAACAGCCGCCTGGTGCTGTTCTACGTGGAGTACCACACGCCGTGGTACCTGTTTGAGCTCATCCCTTTCATCCTCCTGGGAGTGTTCGGAGGACTGTGGGGCGCCTTCTTCATCCGAGCCAACATCGCTTGGTGCCGGCGACGCAAGTCGACGCGTTTCGGCAAGTACTCTTGACATAAAGTTAAAACCAgaagaaataaggaaaaaaacacagatgcaggAGAAAAGAAGCACAGAtgttagaggaggaaaaagacaataaaatatcatatatatacaaaagcagtaataaaaaagaaacgggtaaaaggtaaaaaaaacaatacacagTAATAAAAAGACGACATTACATCAAAGTAAGTGTCTACAAATGATCCTGGTTAGGGGCTCCCACAGTCTGACATGTTGCACCGTCTCTTCAGGGAAGTACCCGGTGCTGGAAGTGATCCTGGTGGCGGCCATCACAGCTGTGGTCGCTTTCCCGAACCCGTACACGCGTCAGAACACCAGTGAGCTGATAAAGGAGCTGTTCACCGACTGCGGCCCGCTGGAGTCCTCGCAGCTCTGCCAGTACCGCAGCCAGATGAACGGCAGCAAGGCCTTCAGCGACAACCCCAACCGGCCGGCGGGGCCCGGCGTCTACGCCGCCATGTGGCAGCTCTGCCTGGCGCTCATCTTTAAAATCATCATGACCATATTCACTTTTGGGCTCAAGGTGATCCCAGGATGTTTTCACCTAACGGGGCGAATGTTTCACTCCGCATGTTCTCATCAACCCTAAAACCAGTTCTTGTTTCTCATCCTCAGGTACCGTCGGGTTTGTTCATCCCCAGCATGGCCATCGGGGCGATCGCAGGGCGAATCGTTGGCATCGCCATGGAGCAGCTGGCCTACTATCACCACGACTGGTTCTTGTTCAAAGAGTGGTGCGAGGTGGGAGCCGACTGCATCACTCCAGGGCTCTACGCCATGGTGGGGGCTGCGGCATGTCTGGGTGAGtcagcagaaaacaaagtgaccagtttgtgtcagtgctcatttatttttccagatGTGTCGGTGCCAAAGAGAGGACGATACGTGAGACAGTAAAGATACATTAACCCTGACATATCTTTCTTTGCTGTTTATATGCTATTCTTTTAATATCTGGCAGGACGGGTTTACAGCaatatttttaaagtaatttgttGATAAATTACCTTGTTTTCGCAAGTATTTAATTCACTCCACTGACTAAATGTCATCCTCATCAGGTTATTTTTTAGCAATAACAGGTTTTTTTTACTATGATACTTATCACTATTGACATATAAAATTAAGGTGTATCACTGCAGAATAAACATAAAAGATCAAATTAACTATTGATTACAATCATTCACTTGGTTTCCAAAGCACAATTTTCTAGAAAgtttaacaaagaaaaatactgacAAATGTCTCGTTTTTGAACAAACAAGTTAAGTTACGTCACTGCAGTGATGACATGATTTGGCTAAAGaagattatttatatattatagaCCTGTACAAAGATGATTTTGCACTGCACCCAAGCATGACCATTATAGCCACCACATGTTTGGTATTTGACTCtctgactttttaatgtcttaatgTTGATTCTGGTAAATCTAAAACTTAAATTTCTCTCTCCCCCGTCTCTTCAGGTGGTGTTACCCGTATGACCGTCTCTCTGGTCGTCATAGTTTTCGAGCTAACCGGGGGGTTGGAGTACATCGTCCCCCTCATGGCTGCCGTCATGACCAGCAAATGGGTGGGCGACGCGTTCGGCCGCGAGGGAATCTATGAGGCCCACATCCGTCTGAATGGATACCCTTTCCTGGACGCCAAGGAGGAATTCACACACACCACGCTGGCCCGGGAGGTGATGAGGCCTCGACGGAGCGACCCGCCATTAGCAGTGCTGACGCAGGACGACATGAccgtggaggagctgcagagctcCATCAATGAAACCAGTTATAATGGTTTCCCTGTGATAGTGTCCAAGGAGTCCCAGAGGCTGGTGGGCTTTGCTCTGCGCAGGGACATCACTATCGCTATAGGTAACGGGACACTTTCCATAAAATATATTCTTCCACACGGCCCTGGGGGGGTTAGACTCATTTAAGCTTTTGAATTTTGACTTGTTTCACTTTGGACTAAAGCTTCTGCCAAGTGAatgttttcttgttcttttctcAACAGAAAATGCTCGCCGGAAGCAGGAGGGCATCATGTTGAACTCCAGGGTGTACTTCACCCAGCATGCACCCACCCTGCCGGCCGACAGCCCTCGGCCCCTCAAACTTCGCTCCATCCTGGACATGAGCCCCTTCACCGTCACCGACCACACCCCCATGGAGATCGTGGTGGACATCTTCAGAAAGCTGGGGCTGCGCCAGTGCCTCGTCACTCACAACGGGTAAGTCGTATCTGGAAGGATGTGCCGTGCGAACACAAGGCGAATCCTTCTCGCATCCTTCTTTCTGGTGTCGTTAAGATTGACTAATCCGTCTGAGGTCGGCAAACATCGCACAGGAACATGTACACACTGTCTGGTGTTGCATGGACTCTCAGATCCGTGGATTTTACCCTGTAATCTGCATGGCCTGGCCTAACCGCTGTGCTGCACTTCCTTTACCCCCCCTCCTGAGCAATAACAGATGGCCTCCTCAGTAggagagacagagctgctgaAACTAACCATCATAACAGGTATCACGTTGGGAAATGCGGTTTGTCAACAAAATCAATTAATGTGTGGTCTGAAAATGGAGAAGTGAAAAGAAGCTTATTGGTAAAGAAAATCTGAACATTTGAGGTTTTCCCCCTTTGAGGTGATTTGATTTAGAGCAATGACTGTGATGCTCATTTTCCAGTAAGGTAAAATAAATGTCTCATGACAGACTCCAGAGGTCTGGTCCAGGTTTTACAGATTCTGGTTTTGTGGAGAGACGCCTGCTGGTGTGATGTAGGAACTACAAGACAGATTGTGCTTCGTAGCGGATATTTACAGATCACTGCACTCAGTTTGCTGTGACAATCACCGAGAGGAGCTGTGCAGCAGTGCTTACTTTTATTTACatctttacttttaattatttttatttaaatcatttggATGGAAAGTTACTCTATATTTATAAGTTTGTCTCTGTTCTTTCCAACTCCTCCACCCTGTTCAACTGGAGAAGtgaatcaaataaatgtatagatttcctaaaacagctgggcactgtgtTTTATACAGTAGGGACTATTTTCtggtggattaatacacatttagtgCACTAGTGAGGGTTTACAGCAGCAAGATAGTTTATGTGAGCAacttaaaataaactacagtgcctgATGTTTATTATAATGATGCCAGTTGTCGCCCAGTGTGCCTCAAGGATGTgtttttggaaaacaaatggagcctgtggcacagaggaacaCGCtgtatttaacattaaaaaaacaagatatcACTTATTTTTAACAGTTGCCAAGAGCTTCAATCCAACTTTATAACAAATAGCtaaattaaatgcaaatgatCATGTGTTTACACCCACGGCCGTTAATGTTATGTG
The sequence above is a segment of the Pempheris klunzingeri isolate RE-2024b chromosome 23, fPemKlu1.hap1, whole genome shotgun sequence genome. Coding sequences within it:
- the clcn3 gene encoding H(+)/Cl(-) exchange transporter 3, translating into MESEQLYHRGYCRNSYNSIASASSDEELLDGAGVIMDFHTTEDDNLLDGDAASPGSNYAMSNGGGAPSSTTHLLDFLEEPIPGVGTYDDFHTIDWVREKCKDRERHRKINSKKKESAWEFTKSLYDAWSGWLVVTLTGLASGALAGLIDIAADWMNDLKEGVCLSAMWFNHEQCCWTSNETTFAERDKCPQWKSWAELILGQAEGPGSYIMNYFMYIYWALSFAFLAVCLVKVFAPYACGSGIPEIKTILSGFIIRGYLGKWTLMIKTITLVLAVASGLSLGKEGPLVHVACCCGNIFSYLFPKYSKNEAKKREVLSAASAAGVSVAFGAPIGGVLFSLEEVSYYFPLKTLWRSFFAALVAAFVLRSINPFGNSRLVLFYVEYHTPWYLFELIPFILLGVFGGLWGAFFIRANIAWCRRRKSTRFGKYPVLEVILVAAITAVVAFPNPYTRQNTSELIKELFTDCGPLESSQLCQYRSQMNGSKAFSDNPNRPAGPGVYAAMWQLCLALIFKIIMTIFTFGLKVPSGLFIPSMAIGAIAGRIVGIAMEQLAYYHHDWFLFKEWCEVGADCITPGLYAMVGAAACLGGVTRMTVSLVVIVFELTGGLEYIVPLMAAVMTSKWVGDAFGREGIYEAHIRLNGYPFLDAKEEFTHTTLAREVMRPRRSDPPLAVLTQDDMTVEELQSSINETSYNGFPVIVSKESQRLVGFALRRDITIAIENARRKQEGIMLNSRVYFTQHAPTLPADSPRPLKLRSILDMSPFTVTDHTPMEIVVDIFRKLGLRQCLVTHNGIVLGIITKKNILEHLEELKQHTEPLAASWYYHKKRYPSSHGSNGKPRPRVHHVQLIRSFQDGRGGGGDDSEEEEVHLLDGSNL